GCCGGAAAGGTTTACTACTTTAACCCCGCAGGAGTTGACATGGAGGTCAATGACCGCGTGGTCGTGGAGACCGAACGTGGCCATACTATAGGCAGAGTGGTCATCGCGCCAAAGCAGGTACTGGCCAGCGGGCTAACCGAGCCGCTGAAACCAGTGCTGCGTAAGGCAAGCCCTGAAGACGTGGAACAGCAGGAAAAGGGACGCCAGAAGGAGCAGGAAGCTCTGGCCAAGTGCGCCGAGCTAGCGGGCAATCTCAATTTGCCAATCAAGCTTCGCGGTGCCGAAAGCAATTTGGATTGTAGCTACGTTACCATTTTCTTCAGTGCGGAGGGGAGAGTTGACTTTCGACAGCTGGTGAGGGATCTGGCCAGTGCTCTCAAGATGCGTGTTGAGCTTCACCAGATAGGACCCAGAGATGAAGCTAAACTAATGGGGGGAATTGGCAGATGCGGTTATCCTCTGTGCTGTACAACTTTCTTGACTGAATTCAATCCCCTTTCTATCAGGACTGCCAAGGATCAAGGCCTTTCTCTGGAGCCGGCAAAGATCTCTGGTGCCTGCGGACGCTTGCTCTGCTGCCTTGGTTATGAGGCCGCGTATTATCGGTTGATGAAGGAAAAAATGCCTCGTATAGGTCAGTCGGTGGTCACTCCCGTGGGTGAGGGGAGTGTAACCGGCGTAAATGTTTTGAAGGAGACAGTAATAGTAGAGCTGGAAAGTCAGGCAACGGTCGAATTACCTGCTGCTGAAGTGGTACGGAAGGACTCTGGGGAACCAACGAAGAAAAAAGGGCAAAAGCCCCCCAGACCATAGTGCCTGGTGGCACAAGGCAGAGTAACAATCGAGATTCTTCGCTGCGCTCAGAATGACACAGTGGGCGACGTCAGAATGACACAATGGCCAAGCAGAATGGCGAATCGCCCGTACGA
The sequence above is a segment of the Chloroflexota bacterium genome. Coding sequences within it:
- a CDS encoding stage 0 sporulation family protein; this encodes MVSPVEERKDVVGVRFQRAGKVYYFNPAGVDMEVNDRVVVETERGHTIGRVVIAPKQVLASGLTEPLKPVLRKASPEDVEQQEKGRQKEQEALAKCAELAGNLNLPIKLRGAESNLDCSYVTIFFSAEGRVDFRQLVRDLASALKMRVELHQIGPRDEAKLMGGIGRCGYPLCCTTFLTEFNPLSIRTAKDQGLSLEPAKISGACGRLLCCLGYEAAYYRLMKEKMPRIGQSVVTPVGEGSVTGVNVLKETVIVELESQATVELPAAEVVRKDSGEPTKKKGQKPPRP